One Methylocaldum marinum DNA window includes the following coding sequences:
- a CDS encoding ABC transporter substrate-binding protein: MANSIDGFFPARLRLPRLLRPAAILLLAFLLASCGSPLNNPYPAGDKGRNILYTSFTERPKHLDPARAYVSNEYEIIAQVYEPLLQYAYLKRPYQLEPLTAEALPVITYFDEDRHPLPDDAPEGRIAYSEYDIRLRPNILFQPHPAFARNGDGSFRYHALTEDELSKISTITDFAETGARALTAEDYAYQIKRLMHPRLHSPIAEMMKGYIVGLKETGERMAKDFESRSDKSEFFDIRGYTVEGVEVVDALRLKIRLHGKYPQFRFWLTMPFFSPLPWEADAFYAQRGLIEKNITLDWYPVGTGAYMLVENNPNRRMVLLKNPNFHDEFYPAEGEPEDAARGYLKDAGQKLPFIERVVFTLEKETIPYWNKFLQGYYDASGIASDNFDQAVQFTGQSEVELTPEMKAKDIHLETAVTTTIYYMGFNMLDPIVGGLDEAKAKLRRAISIAVDYEEFIAIFLNGRGAPAQGAVPPGIFGHVEGRDGINPYLYDWVDGAPRRKNIEAAKKLLAEAGYPNGIDAKSGRPLVLYFDTVARGPDSKSVLNWYRKQFAKLGIQLVLRTTDFNQFQQKLLNGNAQIFMVGWNADYPDPENFFFLLYGENAKVGKGGENVANYANLEFDRLFERMRNMDDGEERLRIIQDMQEIVRHDSPWIFGYHPKAFSLYHDWYRNLKPNLMANNGLKYRRVDAGQRELKRAEWNRPVYWPLAAGSVLLVAAIVPAYSTYRRRMRSTAL, encoded by the coding sequence ATGGCGAATTCCATCGACGGTTTTTTTCCGGCGCGTCTACGCCTTCCTCGCTTGCTCCGGCCTGCCGCGATTCTCCTCCTCGCTTTTCTGCTCGCCTCCTGCGGGAGTCCCTTGAACAATCCTTATCCGGCAGGGGACAAGGGCAGGAACATTCTTTATACCTCCTTCACCGAGCGGCCCAAGCACCTGGACCCGGCGCGGGCCTACGTTTCCAATGAATACGAAATCATCGCCCAGGTTTACGAGCCGCTGCTGCAGTACGCCTATCTGAAACGGCCTTATCAGCTCGAGCCGCTGACGGCGGAAGCTTTGCCGGTGATCACCTATTTCGATGAGGATCGGCATCCGCTGCCGGATGATGCGCCGGAGGGTCGGATCGCGTACAGTGAATATGATATTCGCCTTCGTCCGAACATCCTGTTTCAGCCCCATCCGGCATTCGCCAGGAACGGCGATGGGAGCTTTCGCTATCACGCTCTGACCGAAGACGAATTGTCGAAAATAAGCACGATTACCGATTTTGCCGAAACCGGCGCCCGAGCGCTGACGGCCGAGGATTATGCTTATCAGATCAAACGCCTGATGCATCCCCGGCTGCATTCGCCCATCGCCGAGATGATGAAAGGCTATATCGTCGGTCTCAAGGAGACGGGCGAGCGGATGGCGAAGGATTTCGAAAGCCGGTCCGATAAATCGGAGTTTTTCGATATTCGCGGCTACACCGTCGAAGGCGTCGAGGTTGTCGACGCTCTTCGCCTGAAAATCCGTCTCCACGGCAAGTATCCCCAATTCCGCTTCTGGCTGACCATGCCGTTCTTCTCTCCTCTGCCGTGGGAGGCGGATGCGTTCTACGCTCAGCGGGGCCTGATCGAAAAGAATATCACCCTCGACTGGTACCCGGTCGGCACCGGTGCCTACATGCTGGTGGAGAACAATCCGAACCGGCGCATGGTGCTGCTGAAGAATCCCAATTTCCACGATGAGTTCTATCCGGCCGAGGGCGAGCCGGAGGATGCCGCAAGGGGCTACTTGAAGGATGCCGGGCAGAAGCTGCCGTTCATCGAGAGGGTGGTATTCACTCTGGAAAAGGAAACCATTCCTTATTGGAACAAATTCCTGCAGGGCTATTACGACGCTTCCGGCATCGCTTCGGACAATTTCGACCAGGCCGTTCAGTTCACCGGGCAGAGCGAGGTCGAATTGACGCCGGAGATGAAGGCCAAGGATATCCACCTGGAAACGGCTGTCACGACGACCATTTACTACATGGGCTTCAACATGCTCGATCCGATCGTGGGCGGCCTGGACGAAGCCAAGGCCAAACTCCGCCGAGCCATCAGCATCGCGGTCGATTACGAGGAATTCATCGCCATATTTCTCAACGGCCGCGGCGCTCCGGCCCAGGGCGCGGTACCACCGGGCATTTTCGGCCATGTCGAGGGCCGGGACGGGATCAATCCTTACTTGTACGACTGGGTGGACGGCGCACCGCGCCGCAAGAACATCGAGGCCGCGAAAAAACTTCTGGCCGAAGCCGGCTATCCCAACGGCATCGACGCCAAGAGCGGCAGGCCCCTGGTGCTTTATTTCGATACCGTGGCACGGGGACCCGACAGCAAATCGGTTCTCAACTGGTACCGCAAGCAATTCGCCAAGCTGGGCATTCAGTTGGTGCTGCGCACCACGGATTTCAACCAGTTCCAGCAGAAGCTGTTGAACGGCAATGCCCAGATTTTCATGGTGGGCTGGAACGCGGATTATCCGGACCCGGAGAACTTCTTCTTTCTGCTGTACGGCGAGAACGCAAAGGTGGGCAAGGGCGGCGAGAACGTGGCCAATTACGCCAATCTCGAGTTCGACCGCTTGTTCGAACGCATGCGCAATATGGATGACGGGGAGGAGCGTCTCCGTATCATTCAGGACATGCAGGAGATTGTGCGGCACGATTCGCCCTGGATTTTCGGTTATCACCCCAAGGCATTTTCCCTGTACCACGACTGGTACCGCAATCTCAAACCCAATCTGATGGCCAACAACGGGCTCAAGTACCGGCGCGTCGATGCCGGGCAGCGGGAGCTCAAGCGGGCGGAGTGGAACCGGCCGGTTTATTGGCCGCTGGCTGCCGGGTCGGTGCTGCTGGTCGCGGCTATCGTCCCGGCTTATTCCACCTACCGACGACGCATGAGGTCCACCGCCTTATGA
- a CDS encoding ABC transporter permease, with amino-acid sequence MIRYIIRRLLYALPLLLGVNILTFLLFFVVNTPDDMARMHLGEKHVTQEAVEAWKHERGYDLPLFWNDRAEGAGKVTRTIFYQKSVGLFMFRFGRSDSGREIGADIRQRMWPSLAIAMPSLIVGLLVHISLALLLVFFRLTYLEFWGIALCVALMSVSFLFYIIGGQYLLGKLLQLTPISGYDSGINAIRFLILPLAISVVAGIGSGVRWYRTLFLEEVEKDYVRTARAKGLSEPQVLFGHVLKNAMIPILTGVVVVLPLLFTGSLITESFFAIPGLGSYTIDAINQQDFAIVRAMVFLGSALYILGLLLTDLSYTLVDPRVRLG; translated from the coding sequence ATGATCCGCTATATCATTCGCCGCTTGCTCTATGCCCTCCCTCTGCTTCTGGGCGTGAACATCCTGACCTTTCTGCTGTTCTTCGTGGTGAATACGCCCGACGACATGGCGCGCATGCATCTCGGGGAGAAACATGTTACCCAGGAGGCGGTGGAGGCCTGGAAGCACGAACGCGGCTACGATTTGCCGCTGTTCTGGAACGACCGGGCGGAAGGCGCCGGGAAAGTGACCCGGACGATCTTTTACCAAAAGTCGGTGGGGCTGTTCATGTTCCGCTTCGGGCGTTCGGATAGCGGGCGCGAAATCGGCGCCGACATCCGTCAGCGCATGTGGCCTTCACTCGCTATCGCGATGCCTTCGCTCATCGTCGGACTTTTGGTCCACATCAGCCTGGCCCTGCTCCTGGTGTTTTTCCGGCTGACTTATCTGGAGTTCTGGGGCATCGCCCTCTGTGTGGCGCTGATGTCCGTTTCGTTCCTGTTCTATATCATCGGCGGGCAATATTTGCTGGGAAAACTGCTGCAGCTTACGCCGATCTCGGGTTACGACTCCGGAATCAACGCGATCCGTTTCCTGATCCTGCCCCTGGCCATCAGCGTGGTCGCCGGCATCGGTTCCGGCGTGCGCTGGTACCGGACCTTGTTTCTGGAAGAAGTGGAGAAGGATTATGTCCGCACCGCGCGGGCCAAGGGGCTGTCCGAGCCTCAGGTACTGTTCGGGCATGTGCTCAAGAATGCCATGATTCCCATTCTGACCGGGGTGGTTGTGGTGCTGCCCCTGCTGTTCACCGGCAGCCTGATCACCGAATCGTTCTTCGCCATTCCGGGGCTGGGCAGCTATACCATCGATGCCATCAACCAGCAGGATTTCGCCATCGTGCGCGCCATGGTGTTCTTGGGCTCCGCGCTGTACATCCTCGGCCTGCTGCTGACCGATCTTTCCTATACGCTGGTCGATCCGCGGGTGAGGCTGGGTTGA
- a CDS encoding ABC transporter permease: MLKLLWTDILFFILLAGFGVLVFRARNREHLRRPWRKVAQSRSAMVSLVVLLAYLFIAVVDSIHFHPRIEGENGQYQGEVISLLDSWMTPIRTRVEKTYSAPFSSYAYAKEMISRPDGTEAWDYPRLQYGGAHLGDPEREATADILATGAKGLMEGALAWLVATFSVIAWRSRREGIGLGESTKHIACGRTEVPWRAVLLTLFLILGCGGMLGELGLRYHVLGTDKVGEDVFYQSLKSIRTGLLIGTLTTFATLPLALGFGILAGYFRGWVDDVIQYLYTTLNSIPGVLLIAAAMLIMQVYMARHEEDFASLAVRADFRLLFLCLILGMTSWTGLCRLLRAETLKLREMEYVQAARTLGVKQDSILLRHILPNVFHLVLISVALDFSSLVLAEAVLSYVNIGVDPTMESWGNMINGARLELARDPAVWWSLAAAFLFMFTLVLAANLFADAVRDAFDPRRAE; the protein is encoded by the coding sequence ATGTTGAAACTGCTCTGGACCGACATTCTATTCTTCATCTTGCTGGCCGGATTCGGTGTACTGGTCTTCCGGGCCAGGAATCGGGAACATTTGCGCCGGCCCTGGCGAAAGGTGGCGCAGAGCCGGAGTGCCATGGTGTCGCTGGTGGTTTTGCTCGCTTACCTGTTCATCGCCGTAGTGGATTCGATTCATTTCCATCCGCGAATCGAAGGCGAGAACGGCCAATATCAGGGCGAGGTGATCAGTCTGTTGGACAGTTGGATGACCCCGATCCGGACACGCGTGGAAAAAACCTATTCGGCGCCCTTTTCATCCTATGCCTACGCCAAGGAAATGATCAGCCGGCCGGACGGTACGGAAGCCTGGGACTATCCCCGCTTGCAATACGGGGGCGCGCACCTGGGAGATCCGGAGCGGGAAGCAACGGCCGATATTTTGGCGACCGGTGCGAAAGGGTTGATGGAGGGCGCTCTGGCCTGGCTCGTGGCGACTTTTTCCGTGATCGCCTGGCGCAGTCGCCGGGAGGGTATCGGTCTCGGCGAAAGCACCAAGCACATCGCCTGCGGCCGAACCGAAGTTCCGTGGCGGGCCGTCTTGCTGACGCTGTTCCTCATTTTGGGATGCGGCGGCATGCTCGGCGAACTGGGACTGCGCTACCACGTACTGGGCACGGACAAAGTCGGCGAGGACGTGTTCTACCAGAGCCTCAAGAGCATCCGGACCGGACTTTTGATCGGGACCCTGACCACTTTCGCCACGCTGCCGCTGGCTTTGGGATTCGGCATCCTGGCCGGCTACTTCCGCGGCTGGGTCGACGATGTTATCCAGTATCTTTACACCACGCTCAATTCCATACCCGGCGTGTTGCTGATCGCCGCGGCCATGCTCATTATGCAGGTGTACATGGCCCGGCACGAGGAGGACTTCGCCAGTCTGGCCGTGCGGGCCGATTTCAGGCTGCTGTTTCTTTGCCTGATCCTCGGCATGACCAGCTGGACCGGCCTGTGCCGCTTGCTCAGGGCGGAAACCCTGAAGCTGCGCGAAATGGAATACGTCCAGGCGGCGCGGACGCTGGGCGTGAAGCAGGATTCGATCCTGCTGCGGCATATCCTGCCCAATGTGTTCCATCTGGTGCTGATTTCGGTTGCCCTGGATTTCAGTTCGCTGGTATTGGCCGAAGCCGTGCTGTCCTATGTGAACATCGGCGTCGATCCCACCATGGAAAGCTGGGGCAACATGATCAATGGCGCCAGGCTCGAATTGGCGCGGGACCCGGCGGTCTGGTGGTCTCTGGCGGCCGCGTTTCTGTTCATGTTCACCCTGGTGCTGGCCGCCAATCTTTTCGCGGACGCGGTGCGGGACGCTTTCGATCCGAGGCGGGCGGAGTAA
- a CDS encoding ABC transporter ATP-binding protein translates to MNAASEVLDAKTRPDAAGALLSVSDLHVSFRQGTELVPAVSGVSFHIDKGETFALVGESGSGKTVTALAVLRLLPHNARITKGRVMLGSTELFRLPEYAMGAIRGLRIGIIFQDPMSSLNPVMTVGRQIGEVLRLQRGLQGRPARNRALELLDHVGLPNPERHLDEYPHQLSGGMRQRVMIAIALAGEPDLLIADEPTTALDVTIQAQILELLERLKRDSGMALWLITHDLGIVAELADRVAVMQAGKIVEQSGREGFFEKPEHPYSRELFTAMPRLDACLARPETHHSDPLLEVEDLKVHFPIKRGIFQRTVDYVRAVDGVSFSVAQGETLALVGESGCGKTTLGKGILNLIGHSGGRIRFDGADISGLRGEERRKRYAEMQIVFQDPYSSMNPRMIVGDIVEEGLLALHPSMGEHERRERSEELLEGVGLPKDARLRYPHEFSGGQRQRICIARALAVDPKLIVCDEPTSALDVSVQAQILKLLRDLRDRRGLSYLFITHDLAVVAELADRVAVMHGGKIVEMGATQQVLFKPAHPYTKRLLEAVPKLRKG, encoded by the coding sequence TTGAACGCGGCTTCTGAAGTGTTAGACGCGAAAACTCGGCCGGACGCTGCCGGTGCGCTTTTGTCCGTATCCGATCTTCACGTGAGTTTCCGCCAGGGGACGGAGTTGGTTCCGGCCGTCAGCGGGGTATCGTTTCATATCGACAAAGGCGAAACGTTCGCGCTGGTGGGCGAGTCGGGTTCGGGAAAAACGGTCACGGCGCTCGCGGTACTGAGATTATTGCCCCACAATGCGCGAATCACGAAAGGCCGGGTCATGCTCGGAAGCACCGAGTTGTTCAGGCTGCCGGAATACGCCATGGGTGCCATCCGGGGCTTACGGATCGGCATTATCTTCCAGGATCCGATGAGTTCGCTGAACCCGGTCATGACAGTCGGGCGGCAAATCGGCGAGGTTTTGCGTTTGCAGCGCGGATTGCAGGGCAGGCCGGCGAGAAATCGCGCGCTGGAACTCCTGGATCATGTGGGATTGCCGAACCCCGAGCGGCATCTCGACGAATACCCCCATCAGCTCTCCGGCGGCATGCGGCAACGCGTCATGATCGCTATCGCCTTGGCCGGCGAGCCGGATCTCCTCATCGCCGACGAGCCGACCACCGCTTTGGACGTAACGATTCAGGCACAAATCCTGGAACTTCTCGAACGTTTGAAACGCGATAGCGGTATGGCGCTCTGGCTGATCACCCACGATCTCGGCATCGTCGCGGAACTGGCCGACCGCGTGGCCGTCATGCAGGCCGGCAAGATCGTGGAACAGAGCGGCCGCGAAGGGTTTTTCGAAAAGCCGGAGCACCCTTACAGCCGCGAGCTGTTCACGGCCATGCCCCGCTTGGACGCCTGCCTTGCCCGCCCCGAGACACATCATTCGGATCCGCTGCTGGAGGTGGAGGACCTCAAGGTCCATTTCCCGATCAAGCGCGGCATTTTTCAGCGGACCGTGGATTATGTGCGAGCGGTGGACGGTGTTTCGTTTTCGGTGGCGCAGGGCGAGACCTTGGCACTGGTGGGCGAGTCGGGATGCGGCAAGACGACCCTGGGCAAGGGAATTCTCAACCTGATCGGGCATTCCGGCGGGCGAATTCGTTTCGACGGCGCCGATATCAGCGGGCTACGCGGCGAGGAAAGGCGGAAACGCTACGCCGAAATGCAGATCGTGTTTCAGGACCCGTACTCTTCGATGAATCCGCGCATGATCGTGGGCGATATCGTCGAGGAGGGATTGCTCGCCCTGCATCCGTCGATGGGCGAGCACGAACGGCGCGAACGGTCGGAGGAATTGCTCGAGGGCGTCGGCTTGCCGAAGGATGCACGCTTACGTTATCCGCACGAATTTTCCGGCGGACAGCGGCAGCGCATCTGCATCGCGCGGGCACTGGCCGTCGACCCCAAGCTGATCGTGTGCGACGAGCCGACCAGCGCCTTGGACGTGTCGGTTCAAGCGCAAATATTGAAACTGTTGAGGGATCTGCGTGACCGTCGCGGCCTCAGCTATCTGTTCATCACTCATGATTTGGCCGTCGTGGCCGAGCTGGCCGACCGGGTGGCGGTCATGCACGGGGGCAAGATCGTCGAGATGGGGGCGACTCAGCAGGTTCTTTTCAAGCCGGCTCATCCTTACACCAAACGCCTGCTGGAAGCCGTGCCGAAGTTGAGAAAAGGGTAG
- a CDS encoding heme-binding protein, which produces MGTALASTQAMAGPSAGRAGCENLPSHAQLKYALAAAVAGESSGLDFDMWGTIVNRDGVVCAVAFSGTDRGSQWPGSRVISAQKANTANAFSLDSLALSTGNLYSAAQGTSGANAETMLGGSLYGLQFSNPVNPDVAYGGNPKHYGQANDPMVGKRPGGVNVFGGGLGLYKKGRIIGAVGVSGDTSCADHNIAWRVRKHLKLDQMQGVGGVSGDPDRPDNIILDQYNGNNDGVTAGFEQPGCLNDASGDPRALPAVQH; this is translated from the coding sequence ATGGGAACAGCGCTGGCTTCCACCCAGGCCATGGCGGGACCTTCAGCCGGCCGGGCGGGATGCGAAAATCTGCCCTCGCATGCTCAGCTGAAGTATGCTCTTGCCGCCGCCGTTGCCGGCGAAAGCAGCGGATTGGATTTCGACATGTGGGGCACTATCGTCAATCGGGATGGCGTCGTGTGCGCCGTCGCTTTCTCCGGAACCGACCGCGGCTCCCAGTGGCCCGGCAGCCGGGTGATTTCCGCCCAGAAAGCCAATACGGCCAATGCGTTCAGCCTCGACAGCCTGGCACTCTCCACCGGCAACCTTTATTCGGCCGCGCAAGGAACCTCCGGCGCCAATGCGGAAACGATGCTCGGCGGCAGTTTGTACGGCCTCCAGTTCAGCAATCCGGTGAACCCGGACGTCGCTTACGGCGGCAATCCGAAACACTACGGTCAAGCGAATGACCCGATGGTGGGCAAGCGTCCCGGTGGCGTAAATGTATTCGGGGGCGGATTGGGCCTTTACAAGAAAGGACGGATCATCGGTGCCGTGGGTGTCAGCGGCGACACGTCCTGTGCCGACCACAACATCGCATGGCGCGTCCGCAAGCACCTGAAATTGGATCAGATGCAGGGTGTCGGCGGCGTATCCGGCGATCCCGATCGCCCTGACAACATCATTCTCGACCAGTACAACGGCAATAACGACGGCGTCACGGCCGGATTCGAACAGCCCGGCTGTCTCAATGACGCCAGCGGCGATCCTCGCGCTTTGCCGGCGGTTCAGCATTAA
- a CDS encoding ABC transporter substrate-binding protein, with protein sequence MRMQIIISAFLALITAGHVLAETDDRKIRIGMLAFGTLNWELAVIQEEGLDKAQGITMETTPLASSEAGKVALQGGSVDLIVSDWIWVANQRSRGTDVTFLPYSSNHGALVVPADSPIRTVGDLEGKRLGIAGGGLDKNWLLLRALAQRHYKLDLEQSTNQVFGAPPLLNLQLQQGKLDAVLNYWNFAAKLEAQAYRRVTDGRGILQGLGISADLPSLGYVFRERWANSHEDVLSGFLKAADTAKKSICESDAVWRKVVPLTRETDERVQGSLRRHYCEGRVRIWGEGEKKAAAAIYELLHLAGEGRLTGKSGKLPNGVFWR encoded by the coding sequence ATGCGTATGCAAATTATCATCTCGGCTTTCCTTGCGCTTATTACCGCCGGTCACGTTTTGGCCGAAACCGACGATCGAAAGATCAGGATCGGCATGCTCGCCTTCGGCACGCTCAACTGGGAACTCGCCGTCATACAGGAGGAAGGATTGGACAAAGCGCAGGGGATCACCATGGAAACGACACCTCTCGCCAGCTCAGAAGCGGGAAAAGTCGCCCTGCAGGGAGGAAGCGTCGATCTGATCGTTTCCGACTGGATCTGGGTGGCCAATCAGCGCAGCCGGGGCACGGATGTCACTTTTCTGCCCTATTCCAGCAATCATGGGGCGTTGGTCGTGCCCGCCGATTCGCCCATCCGCACGGTCGGCGACCTCGAGGGAAAGCGGCTCGGTATCGCAGGCGGCGGTCTGGACAAGAACTGGCTGCTGCTGCGTGCCCTGGCTCAAAGACACTATAAACTGGACCTCGAACAATCCACTAACCAAGTCTTCGGCGCGCCGCCGCTGCTCAATCTACAGTTGCAGCAGGGCAAGCTGGACGCCGTCCTGAATTACTGGAATTTCGCCGCCAAGCTGGAGGCGCAAGCTTATCGTCGCGTCACTGACGGGCGCGGCATTCTTCAAGGTTTGGGCATAAGCGCCGACCTGCCGAGTCTCGGCTATGTTTTCCGGGAAAGGTGGGCCAACTCGCACGAAGACGTTCTTTCCGGGTTTCTGAAGGCGGCGGACACGGCTAAAAAATCGATTTGCGAGTCGGACGCCGTTTGGCGCAAGGTGGTACCGCTAACGCGGGAAACCGACGAACGGGTACAAGGCAGTCTGCGGCGCCATTACTGCGAAGGAAGAGTCCGGATTTGGGGCGAAGGCGAGAAAAAAGCCGCTGCCGCGATTTATGAACTGCTGCATCTAGCGGGCGAAGGCCGGCTGACCGGAAAGTCCGGAAAGCTGCCGAATGGCGTATTCTGGCGCTGA
- a CDS encoding glycosyltransferase family 4 protein yields the protein MLLSRYGQLGASSRLRSYQYLPYLESRGFRFRVAPFFKDAYLERFYAGGGKSLRHAFGGYGRRIASLSGIRAYDLIWIEAEALPWLPAWAETAMARAGTPYVVDYDDAIFHRYDYHANPAIRRILGDKIDRVMRHSKAVIAGSEYLAARATAAGAARVELVPTSIDLSRYPQNPSDPGAVFTIGWIGSPTTAQYLRSLTEVFSAIARYHPVRIIVIGAGTADLQSSDFDVEYRHWSEQTEVDDILRFDIGIMPLSDTPWERGKCGYKLIQYMGCHKPVVASPVGANLKIVEHGTNGFLASTESEWRTALLELLHSPDLRARLGRAGRALVEREYCTAVNGPKLANILCEASGR from the coding sequence TTGCTTCTAAGTCGATACGGCCAACTCGGGGCCAGCAGTCGGCTCCGCTCGTATCAGTATCTGCCTTATCTCGAAAGCCGGGGATTCAGGTTTAGGGTGGCACCCTTTTTTAAGGATGCCTATCTCGAACGGTTCTATGCCGGAGGGGGAAAATCCCTGCGCCACGCGTTCGGCGGCTACGGGCGGCGGATCGCATCCCTGTCGGGAATACGCGCTTACGACCTGATCTGGATCGAAGCGGAGGCATTGCCCTGGCTTCCGGCTTGGGCCGAAACCGCCATGGCGCGTGCGGGAACTCCCTATGTCGTCGATTACGACGATGCCATCTTTCATCGCTACGATTATCATGCCAATCCCGCCATCCGCAGGATCCTGGGCGACAAGATCGACCGTGTCATGCGCCATTCCAAAGCCGTGATCGCGGGCAGCGAATATCTGGCCGCACGGGCGACGGCGGCCGGTGCCGCACGCGTGGAACTCGTCCCGACTTCGATTGACTTGAGCCGGTACCCGCAGAATCCATCCGATCCGGGTGCAGTCTTCACCATCGGCTGGATCGGTTCACCCACCACGGCGCAATACCTGCGAAGCTTGACCGAGGTCTTTTCGGCGATCGCACGGTACCATCCGGTACGGATAATAGTGATCGGTGCGGGAACCGCGGATTTGCAGAGTTCCGATTTCGACGTCGAGTATCGCCACTGGTCGGAACAAACCGAAGTGGACGATATCCTAAGATTTGACATCGGCATCATGCCTCTATCCGATACGCCTTGGGAACGGGGCAAATGCGGCTATAAACTCATCCAGTATATGGGCTGCCACAAACCCGTGGTCGCCTCGCCGGTCGGGGCGAATCTCAAAATCGTCGAACACGGCACCAACGGCTTTCTCGCCTCCACCGAGTCGGAATGGAGAACCGCCTTGCTCGAACTGTTGCATAGCCCGGATCTTCGTGCCCGACTGGGACGAGCCGGAAGAGCCCTTGTCGAACGCGAATACTGCACTGCCGTCAACGGTCCCAAGCTGGCGAACATTCTGTGCGAGGCGTCGGGGCGATGA
- a CDS encoding class I SAM-dependent methyltransferase, giving the protein MTPDTPDSVVLEKNPCPMGCESRDEWVLKGRDRLHDLPGTYSVVRCFGCGLLRTDPRPTADTIGYYYPETYGPYAGTRIADSRFKTAVNAVKAFARSVLKTHSLSLPLLEPGRMLEIGCASGGFLARMAGKGWQVEGIEFSPTAAKNAQDAGFSVHCGSLESAPDPAERFDLVVGWMVLEHLHDPVLALNKLHRWTRKNACLAISVPNAACFQLGWFRERWYPLHLPAHLYHFTPETLEALLNATGWRIEKVLYQKVMTDLVASTAYLIEDKWPHSSVSRFLKRRPDIFNLPLYPLALLLSRLGQSARMTVWARRIDK; this is encoded by the coding sequence ATGACACCTGATACACCGGATTCCGTCGTTCTCGAAAAGAACCCTTGCCCCATGGGCTGCGAAAGCCGCGACGAATGGGTTTTGAAAGGCAGGGATCGGCTGCACGATCTGCCCGGCACGTATTCCGTGGTCCGATGCTTCGGATGCGGACTGTTGAGAACCGATCCGCGACCGACGGCGGACACCATCGGTTATTACTATCCCGAGACTTACGGACCTTACGCCGGAACCCGCATTGCCGATTCCCGTTTCAAAACGGCGGTGAACGCCGTCAAGGCATTCGCGAGAAGTGTCCTGAAAACTCACAGCCTGTCCCTGCCCCTGCTGGAACCGGGACGAATGCTGGAAATCGGCTGCGCCTCGGGCGGCTTTCTGGCCCGCATGGCGGGCAAGGGCTGGCAGGTCGAAGGCATCGAATTTTCACCGACGGCGGCGAAAAATGCCCAGGATGCAGGCTTTTCCGTTCATTGCGGAAGCCTGGAATCGGCGCCTGACCCCGCCGAACGATTCGATCTCGTGGTCGGCTGGATGGTTTTGGAACACCTTCACGATCCCGTGCTCGCGCTGAACAAACTGCATCGCTGGACCCGGAAAAATGCCTGTCTGGCCATTTCGGTTCCCAACGCGGCCTGCTTTCAACTCGGCTGGTTCCGGGAACGATGGTACCCCTTGCACTTGCCCGCCCATTTGTACCACTTCACCCCTGAGACCTTGGAAGCCCTGCTGAATGCCACGGGTTGGCGCATCGAGAAGGTTCTTTACCAGAAAGTGATGACCGATTTGGTGGCGAGTACGGCCTATCTCATCGAAGACAAATGGCCTCATTCGAGCGTTTCCCGGTTCCTCAAACGGCGCCCCGATATTTTCAACCTGCCTCTTTATCCTCTGGCCCTGCTTCTGAGTCGGCTCGGCCAATCCGCAAGGATGACGGTTTGGGCCAGACGCATCGATAAGTAA